The DNA sequence CAAGCGGGCAGAAGGGGGGTACTTtctcaaactccatctctagagGTTTATGTTCCTGTCCTCTCAAGAGATTCCACATTCAGACTTTGAGTTCTGTGGCTGTGGGCAAAAACCAACAAAGACCCAAATCCtctgtccttgggagcttgaggAGAGTTGACCAGTTCGTGTTCCCATTGGGTCTGAGAACTTTGCCTTTAAAATCCATTCCTGGCCCCTGCCTACCGCTTCCTGGCCTGGGGAATAGAGTTGAGGGGGGCCACCCTCCGTCACCTTAATTTGACTCTCCCCACAGGAACAACAGAAGAAACAAGTGCAACATCAGCTGGAAGAAGTAATGTGATTTGTTTCCTTGCGACATGACTGCTGGGTTTGGGGGGCACTCAGACGTAAAGGCCCCAGTCTCGCCCACTCCCAACCTGGGGAAGAAGGCTCACCCCTTAGATTGCACCCCATCCCAACAGGGTCCCTGATAACCTGGTCTCATGGGTAGGCCTGTCCTGGGGCATTGGTGGCATTCTGGGGCATGTCTCTTGctgtgccatctctgcctcctccgGGTAAGagctctgtcttcctcttcctataggaaaagaaggcaaacaacaagaaacagaaaactgaaagGGAGCTAGAGGTGAGTGGAGGGTGTGAAGTTTTCTCTTGTCCTCCggagaatgtttctttccttctcttccagcACTTGCTTGGCTTTTCTCCCAAAGGTTCAAATCCAGAGATTGAATAGACAGATAGAGAAACTACATACGGACATGTATCACACGGAACGTTCTCTCAGATACTTTGAAGGTGGGAATCTGGGCACCCTGTTATCCTTCAACCTGGCACTTTGACAGGTCTTTAGGGAGAGTCCTTTGGGCCCCATCTCAACTCTCTCATTACAGAAGAGTCCAAGGATCTGTCTGGCCGCCTGCAACATACAGTGCAGTGTATAGGAGAGTTAGAGCGGGCTCTCTCTGCCGTCCCCGCCacaaaggaggagaaggagatcAGTGTGAGTTCAACCACCTGCCCTGTCCTCTGGGAGCCCGGCTTCGCAGATGGAGGAGTCAGCCTAAAGGTCCCTTCTGCAGGATGGAGTGTCCTGCCCAGAAGGCATCATGGCCATTTCTTGCTGCTTTTGTGTCTGGTTGTTAgaggcagcctggggaggagtCAGCTGCTGTGGGTGAGTTGGGGGGTGCAGTGGGGAGCGAGCACTGGACGCAGAGCTTGGAGGCCAAGTGCCTGCCCTGCCCTTACCTGGCTGTGGTCTTGGCCAAGTCCTAGGTGGGGTATTGGGTACTTGTACTGTGAAGGTACAGAAGAGTACCTTTAGTATGTTACCATTTCTGTAGAgaggaaactgtgtgtgtgtgtgtgtgtgtgtgtgtgtgtgtgtatgtgtgtgtacatactatgataatatacataaaacatgtCTGCAAGGTTCATAATAAACTGAGGAGAGAGCAACAGGGTGGCTGGGAGATACTTCCCTTCTTTACCTTCTGAGTTTTGGACTATACGAATGTATCATCCTTccagaaagtaaacaaaagatTACTTGTCCCCTTCTTATCTGTGCCCACATCCCCAGCAAGAAAAATGGGCTTAGAGAATCGGATAGACCTGGgtgttcaaatcccaactctgcctAAGTGATGTTAGGCAAGCATTTAACCTCAAATACTCCATGATTTTTCATGCACACAATAGAAGGAATCATAGTAACTGTCTCCTATGGTGGTTGCGAGGATTAAATGGGATTGCTAGCATGGTACCTGGTGAAGCACTCCATAAAGGTTCAGACAGtggtaataataacagtaataacagcAGCAATATTATCTGATCTTTCTGGGCCTCTGTTAGCCAGCTGTAAATTCGATCTCTTTCCCTGTCCCTTCCAAATTTACTGAGTTCCTTTAAAAACCAGACCATGGGCTTGGAAATGCCTTGATCTTTACTGACCGAGTTGTATATTGAGCCTAGCCCTAGCCCTTTTAAGGGGCACTGTGTGGAATGGCCCGGGCTCACCAGATGGAAACTTCTCACTCTTCACCATCCAGTTCTCAAGCCGCAGTCAAGCACTTACTGAGTGGCAGTTAGAGCAGTCCATACAGGAGAAGGCACGGCTGAAAAAACGCCTGACATGGGTGAGGTTTTGCAGAGGGAGAGATGTGGAAGGAAAATGATCCCAGTGGCCAGGAGCAGGTGAGGACCAGTGACAGCCCTTCCTAACTTCTGTGCCCATTCTTGCAGATGAGGGAGTCGCTTAAACAAGCCCAGCTACAGAGAGATGAATATGCTCAACATCTAAAAGGAGAGAGGGCCCAGTGGCAGCAGAGGATGAGAAAAATGTGGCAGGAGGTGAGGTCTGAGCATTCAGCTCTCCCATCTTAAGATAGGTCACTGGATCTTTCTAAGTGTCTGTAACATGGGAATCGTACAGCCAGAGGTGGTCATGGGTCTGGGCTTTGTGGAGGTCGAGGCAGAGAGGGAGACGGCAGCCTGTCCAGCCACCAGCCCCTCTCTCCAGGCCCCTTTTCCCGTGTGCTTTGGGCAGGTTTGCACcttgaagaaagagaagaaggatggTGTGCATCGGGTGGAGGAGCTGAAGAGGAGCTTGTCCAAACTCAAAAACCAGATGGGTAAGATGGGGCTGGCATGACCTGGGAGCAGGCCTGGCATCAGAGGGCTATGGGGGGGGCTTAGAATGCCCcacggaggtgggtggatggaagggCTTTGAGGCAGAGGGAAAGAGGTCTGTGCCGGAAGATGGCAAATCTTGTCATCTCCATGAGCCTGAGTGTCCCCATCAGCAAAGGGGGCCCATTGTCAGTCACCCACAGTGCTTTCCATCTGAAAGTAGTTTGGAAGATTGGCTACCATCCGGGTGCGAGGAATCATTAGCAGTGAGGCCAAGTGTGGGGAGCCTGAGAGGAGCTGTGCACCAAGAGgagggtgttttttgttgttgttgtttgttttgttttgtttttgtttttgagaatccAGAGGCCCTTATTATTGTCTGCTTCCTTTCTCAGCTGAACCCCTGCACCCGGAGCCCCCAGCAGTGCCCCCTGAGGAGGAGCTGCAGCACCTGAGGAAGGAACTAGAGAGAGTGTCAGCAGAGCTCCAGGCCCAGGTGGAAAACCATCAGCACGTAAGTCTCCTGAACCAGGCACAAGAGGAGAGGCTTCGGGAGCAGGAGGAGAGAATTCGTGAGCAGGAGGAGAGACTTTGTGAGCAGGAGGAGAGACTTCAGCAGCTGGCCGAGCCACAGAGCGGCGTCGAGGAGCTGGTGCGTTGCCCCACCTGGGGAGCCTGCCCTCCTCCCTAGTCCTCCAGGCCTTTGTTTCCGTGAAATATTACTTCTAAAGGCACCTGTGAGCCAGAGTCCTGCTCTGGTGGCTGTGGGAGAGAGGGGATGATTTTTCTAACCTGCCTCCACCCTTCCTGGTGCCATGGGAGGCAGACACCAAGTTCTGGGGTCTCCAGCTGCAGT is a window from the Piliocolobus tephrosceles isolate RC106 unplaced genomic scaffold, ASM277652v3 unscaffolded_21980, whole genome shotgun sequence genome containing:
- the LOC111534269 gene encoding golgin subfamily A member 8S-like, translated to MWPQPRLPPHSAMAEETRQSILAEAKKKLKEYWQRNSPGGPAGAKKNRKTNGSSPETATSGGCHSLGDSATGIDGEGPTSSAPLKDLESLCQELPAALDSRSVKINQLNNIIKSLEQQKKQVQHQLEEEKKANNKKQKTERELEVQIQRLNRQIEKLHTDMYHTERSLRYFEEESKDLSGRLQHTVQCIGELERALSAVPATKEEKEISFSSRSQALTEWQLEQSIQEKARLKKRLTWMRESLKQAQLQRDEYAQHLKGERAQWQQRMRKMWQEVCTLKKEKKDGVHRVEELKRSLSKLKNQMAEPLHPEPPAVPPEEELQHLRKELERVSAELQAQVENHQHVSLLNQAQEERLREQEERIREQEERLCEQEERLQQLAEPQSGVEELNDKNKSALQVEQQAAELLEKLDEECLEVASHQSQQLNAPLNLMALPGEGDGGGHLDSEEEDLESWEAM